In the genome of Arthrobacter sp. PAMC25284, the window CATCAGCGAGGACGCCGGCTACATCTCCGGCCAGACGCTGAATGTGGATGGCGGACTCTACATGCACTAGGGAAGCACCATGAACCGGAAGATCACTGTCAGCCTGCCGGATGCGTCGCTGCGCGAGTTCCTCCAGCCGCACCCGGACGTCACCGTTCTCGAATGGGACTTCGCCGGTGAGCCGCCGCAGTCCCGGATCGACATTGCGGTGCCTCCCTACATGGGCGGTCCGCAGCCCCTGCGGAGTCTGGAGGCTGTGGAAACGGCGCTGGTGCAGAGCCAGTCGATTGGTTACGACGGGGCCGTGGACTTCCTCCCGGCCGGCCGGGTCCTCGCCAACGCCGCCGGGGTCCATGAAACCTCGACGGCGGAACTGGCTCTTGCCTTGATCCTCGCCAGCCAGCGCGAATTCCCCCGCGTGCTGCAGAACCAGCAGGAGGGCCGGTGGGATGCCCGGCCCACCGCCAGCCTGGCCGACCGCCGCGTCCTGATCGTCGGCTACGGCGGCGTGGGCAAGGCGATCGAGGACCGGCTGCTGCCCTTCGAAGCCAGTGTGACCCGGGTGGCGAGCCGGGAACGGACGGACGGGCGGGGCCACATCCACGGCATTGCCGGGCTGCACGCGCTGCTGCCGGAGCACGACATCGTGGTGGTGGGGGTTCCGCTGAGCGATGCCACCCGGCACCTGATTGATGACGCCTTCCTCGCGGCCATGCCGGACGGTGCCCTGATCGTGAACGTTTCCCGGGGGCCGGTGGCGGACACGGATGCCCTGGTCCGGCACACCGCCTCCGGACGGATCCGTGCCGCCCTTGACGTCACCGATCCCGAGCCCCTGCCGGAGGATCACCCGCTGTGGCGGACCCCCGGCGTGATCATCAGCCCGCACGTGGGCGGGGCCAGTTCGGCGATGCGGCCGCGGATGGGACGGCTGCTCCAGCGGCAGATTGAGCTCATGCTGGCGGGGGAGCCGCCGGTGAATGTGGTGCTGAACGGCTGAGGCGCCGAAGTCAGAGCCCGAACAATGCCCCGGTGATTTCCTGGGTGAGCTGGTGGATGAGGTCGATGCGGGCGTCGCTGTCGGCGTCGTCGGGACCCCAGGTGTAGATCACGACGGCGTAGCTGCGGCCGCCGGATTCCAGCAGCACGAGCGCCATGTCCTGAGGGGTCAGGAGGTTCTCTTCCGGGTCGTAGCCGATGCCCAGGGAGGAGACGTTGTCGCCGTAGGTCTGCAGCATTCCGCCGGCGGTGTCCATGATAGCGACGCCGATCCGGTGCCCGGGGTTCTCTGCAATGATTTTCCGGAGGGCGGCGGCAGGGCCGACGGCCGTGTGGGGGTGCGGCCTCCGGACTGTTGGCAGGTTCGAGGCTGCTGCTCGGTGCCCAGAACTGCGGCTGGGCGGATGGCCCCTGGACAGGGGAAACCGCCCCGTCCATGCTTTCGGAACTCGGTGTCGGCCTCGTCGAAATCGGCCATGCAGAACGCCGGAACCACCTCGGCGAAGACGACG includes:
- a CDS encoding 2-hydroxyacid dehydrogenase, translating into MNRKITVSLPDASLREFLQPHPDVTVLEWDFAGEPPQSRIDIAVPPYMGGPQPLRSLEAVETALVQSQSIGYDGAVDFLPAGRVLANAAGVHETSTAELALALILASQREFPRVLQNQQEGRWDARPTASLADRRVLIVGYGGVGKAIEDRLLPFEASVTRVASRERTDGRGHIHGIAGLHALLPEHDIVVVGVPLSDATRHLIDDAFLAAMPDGALIVNVSRGPVADTDALVRHTASGRIRAALDVTDPEPLPEDHPLWRTPGVIISPHVGGASSAMRPRMGRLLQRQIELMLAGEPPVNVVLNG